A stretch of the Aegilops tauschii subsp. strangulata cultivar AL8/78 chromosome 4, Aet v6.0, whole genome shotgun sequence genome encodes the following:
- the LOC120962926 gene encoding uncharacterized protein encodes MFFETPTMRSCRPWLENAKTGIIRVTKGTLSEDQVILELKRLVSSSVQWALLRIDETTFKVDYPTKFDLDKINEFGMCKVPGSACILEFDEWKRNDPVGVPLVQIWVRFFGLPPEPLNDFLETWSLGSLIGKTLEVDMTFTRMHGISRMRVGVLDVDAVPCFLGWVYEGMSYDLRIEIEGVSMIQDADKGMGTDGGTDGGDGRQDDLMDHDQPANQSGAPGGQGKESEAPVGKTSTSAPMVGLRRDALDAMVTPSRLHRADLEDDDPIPTAPGSTNPAPASMPMAGLRFGSFGAVLAPGRLWGDRMERDEHVEHDLPPLSLVRFSFSEGGDALAVPVSPKGSDSRQTALVLPSSVEFLESSIIAAAYPGVTYRRAIPSPQRPQEADVVVEGSGLSSTPTPQGDTASTQLSQEATTVEAPLVGTVQEPVPEVGVPASPPTAHTGRGMDISIPEVVAFGGIPDPASGGRRPSRRIQEQPDADEFQLGRAMWMAKIRDTESSTGHLQSVYLDPYVVITQPCGPQGAYGYWVQPMGDGCTGYIQPVWMAVQ; translated from the coding sequence ATGTTCTTTGAGACACCAACAATGAGATCTTGTAGACCATGGCTGGAGAATGCTAAAACTGGCATCATTCGAGTGACTAAGGGCACTCTTTCAGAGGACCAAGTTATTCTGGAACTTAAGAGATTGGTCTCTAGCTCTGTTCAGTGGGCTCTCCTTCGGATTGATGAGACGACGTTTAAGGTTGACTATCCTACGAAATTTGATCTAGACAAGATTAATGAGTTTGGCATGTGTAAAGTTCCTGGCAGTGCTTGTATTCTTGAGTTTGATGAGTGGAAGCGCAATGATCCGGTGGGAGTTCCGCTTGTTCAGATTTGGGTCAGATTTTTTGGGCTACCCCCGGAACCGCTTAATGACTTCTTGGAGACTTGGAGCCTAGGATCTCTTATTGGAAAGACTCTGGAGGTCGATATGACTTTTACTCGCATGCATGGCATTTCACGTATGCGTGTGGGAGTTCTGGATGTGGATGCGGTACCGTGCTTCTTAGGTTGGGTTTATGAGGGTATGAGTTATGATCTGAGGATTGAGATTGAGGGAGTTTCGATGATCCAAGATGCAGACAAAGGCATGGGTACTGATGGTGGGACTGATGGTGGGGACGGTAGGCAAGATGATCTCATGGACCATGATCAGCCTGCTAACCAATCTGGTGCTCCCGGAGGGCAGGGTAAGGAGTCCGAGGCCCCAGTGGGCAAGACCTCCACTTCGGCGCCCATGGTAGGGCTTCGACGTGATGCGCTTGATGCGATGGTGACACCATCTCGGCTTCACAGAGCTGATCTGGAGGATGATGACCCCATCCCTACGGCTCCGGGGAGCACGAACCCCGCCCCCGCATCGATGCCCATGGCAGGACTTCGCTTTGGGTCCTTTGGTGCTGTCTTGGCACCTGGGCGCCTGTGGGGGGATCGGATGGAGAGAGATGAACACGTTGAGCATGACTTACCTCCGTTATCTCTAGTCCGGTTTTCTTTTTCTGAGGGTGGTGATGCTTTGGCGGTGCCGGTGTCACCTAAGGGAAGCGACTCGAGGCAGACGGCCTTAGTTCTTCCCTCTTCGGTGGAGTTCCTGGAGTCATCCATCATTGCGGCGGCTTATCCGGGTGTCACATATCGGCGTGCTATTCCTTCACCTCAACGACCGCAGGAGGCGGATGTTGTGGTGGAGGGGTCTGGGCTCTCTTCCACTCCGACTCCGCAGGGGGACACGGCTTCTACACAGTTGTCGCAGGAGGCGACGACGGTGGAGGCGCCTCTTGTGGGAACGGTTCAGGAACCGGTGCCGGAGGTGGGCGTTCCGGCGTCACCTCCCACGGCTCACACTGGACGGGGGATGGACATTTCTATCCCAGAGGTGGTGGCCTTTGGGGGTATCCCAGATCCGGCGTCGGGAGGGAGGCGTCCCAGCCGGCGTATTCAGGAGCAGCCGGATGCGGATGAGTTTCAGCTCGGCCGCGCCATGTGGATGGCCAAGATCCGCGACACGGAGTCTTCTACAG